One region of Armigeres subalbatus isolate Guangzhou_Male chromosome 3, GZ_Asu_2, whole genome shotgun sequence genomic DNA includes:
- the LOC134226118 gene encoding ribosome production factor 2 homolog, whose product MASTRIKKPATRRGKRFLDEREPKTIENTKKTLIMEGRKCSNEIRQALKDFNLLKKPLVRLMRRNNDVTLFEDATPLEQLAKSNDCHLFMFGSSSKKRPNNLILGRIYDEQVLDMVELGISNFKSLQDFKNEKISAFVKPVVVFNGYKWKLTEELRRLRSLLLDMFHIDNVSTMRLQGIEHVISFTITEDLSILMRSYRIQLKKSGQRTPRIELQEMGPSMDLSIRRTKIASEDLFKTAMKQPAILKVAKRKNVSRDELGNVHGRVHVGKQDINAIQTRKMKGLKKSAEEKKLDRANKKRLSSSGSAGEGTDQEYDEDGMGDNSDGPGMDVDSDE is encoded by the exons ATGGCATCTACCAGAATAAA GAAGCCAGCCACGCGTCGGGGTAAGCGGTTTCTGGACGAACGTGAACCGAAAACCATCGAAAATACCAAGAAAACGCTGATAATGGAAGGTCGGAAATGTTCGAACGAAATTCGACAGGCGCTCAAGGATTTCAATCTGCTGAAAAAACCACTGGTGAGGCTGATGAGAAGGAATAACGACGTCACATTGTTCGAAGATGCGACACCGCTAGAGCA ATTAGCCAAATCAAATGATTGTCACCTTTTCATGTTTGGTTCGTCGTCGAAGAAGCGCCCGAATAATCTTATCTTGGGGCGAATTTATGACGAACAGGTTCTGGATATGGTTGAACTCGGCATTTCTAATTTCAAAAGCCTGCAAGATTTTAAAAACGAGAAGATCTCCGCATTTGTCAAGCCAGTAGTCGTGTTTAATGGCTACAAATGGAAGTTGACGGAGGAGTTGCGGCGCCTACGCAGTCTTCTGTTGGACATGTTTCACATCGACAACGTTTCTACCATGCGATTACAAGGCATTGAGCACGTGATCAGTTTTACGATTACCGAGGATTTGTCGATTCTGATGCGTTCTTACAGAATTCAGTTGAAGAAAAGTGGACAAAGAACACCTCGAATTGAGCTGCAAGAAATGGGACCATCGATGGATTTGTCTATCAGACGAACAAAGATAGCTTCGGAGGATTTGTTCAAAACGGCCATGAAGCAGCCAGCGATCCTGAAGGTGGCCAAACGAAAGAACGTTTCGCGGGATGAACTGGGCAACGTTCATGGTCGGGTGCACGTCGGCAAGCAGGACATCAACGCCATCCAGACCAGAAAGATGAAGGGTTTGAAGAAGTCGGCCGAGGAGAAAAAGTTAGATCGTGCCAACAAGAAGCGCCTATCCTCGAGCGGCTCAGCCGGGGAAGGAACAGATCAGGAATATGATGAGGATGGTATGGGTGATAACAGCGATGGACCAGGAATGGATGTAGATAGCGATGAGTAA